The Bacteroidota bacterium genome window below encodes:
- the gldF gene encoding gliding motility-associated ABC transporter permease subunit GldF — protein MVALLRKEINSFFSSLIGYIVIIVFLLTLGLIMWIFPGGGFNIIESGFANMDPLFVVAPWVFLFLIPAVTMKMFAEEHRSGTIEILLTQPISDLQIVLAKFFSAVILVVIALLPTSIYYISIYQLANPVGNIDTAGIVGSYIGLIFLCSGFASIGVFASALTSNQIVSFILAVILSFFFYSGFEFLAAIISNPVAGNLLAGLGISNHYASLSRGVIDTRDVVYFISLTLLFVFSTRFILEKRKW, from the coding sequence GTGGTTGCATTATTAAGAAAAGAGATCAATAGTTTTTTCAGTTCATTGATCGGTTATATCGTTATCATTGTCTTTCTCCTCACATTAGGATTGATCATGTGGATCTTTCCAGGAGGAGGCTTTAATATTATTGAAAGTGGATTTGCTAATATGGATCCATTGTTTGTTGTAGCCCCTTGGGTATTTTTATTTCTGATCCCTGCAGTTACAATGAAAATGTTTGCAGAAGAACACAGAAGCGGTACAATTGAGATCTTGTTAACTCAGCCAATTTCCGATCTGCAGATTGTACTTGCAAAATTCTTTTCTGCAGTAATTCTTGTTGTAATTGCATTGCTGCCTACATCAATTTATTACATTTCTATTTATCAACTGGCAAATCCGGTTGGAAACATTGACACAGCAGGTATCGTTGGCTCCTATATCGGATTGATCTTTCTCTGCAGCGGCTTTGCCTCTATTGGTGTATTTGCATCTGCACTGACAAGTAATCAGATCGTATCATTTATACTGGCTGTTATTCTGTCCTTTTTCTTTTATAGCGGATTTGAGTTTCTGGCTGCTATAATTTCTAATCCGGTAGCAGGAAACCTGCTGGCAGGACTTGGAATAAGCAATCATTATGCTTCACTCAGCCGGGGTGTAATTGATACCCGCGATGTTGTATATTTCATTTCGTTGACTCTTCTGTTTGTTTTCTCAACCCGTTTTATTTTAGAAAAGCGCAAATGGTAA
- a CDS encoding T9SS type A sorting domain-containing protein yields MIQKTSFFSLKKVFVAFLLISIFTGYLKANASHMAGADISYRYLGNDQYKVTYTLYSDCSGSLPPISMNASVRSYNCSVSNSFVLQKVIGSEIVISANCISAPSTCNGGVTTGFKQLEYSGIIVLQQKCNDFVFSVTDCCRNSAITSVINPETLPLYVEATLNNLTNENSSSVFSGKPIMVLATHQENQFSVNALDSDGDSLVYSLIAPKTSELTNVNYVSGYDAQHFIASNTISTFNSENGIITINPSQQETAILAVKISEYRNGELIGSTMRDVQLISTNSNNTLPSIGELVSGQLNSFSLCAGAELLINLSSVDPDAGQTTMIEVSSNIPDLMIQKSNDRLQKVSISWTAQQANGNSTFWIKVLVTDNACPLNGAKSYYLRITVSTLVLSPIVTNSDCAGKNNGAIALNISQSSQPVSINWVHNNSDQPMLDQLAAGVYTVTLDNGNGCIVERNFQVNNSERIDMTATLENASCIANDGKAYLNLAGGVLPYTIAWNDNNNLQERVDLKAGLYNVKITDQIGCKISSTLKIGKETCEVPASGFKLFPNPAIEYITIQNDLLPTSPYSITINDAMGKKVYYKALFIEDAMNEVLSVAELAPGIYFVLLESNGESQILRFVKK; encoded by the coding sequence ATGATTCAGAAAACATCGTTTTTTTCTTTAAAAAAGGTCTTTGTGGCTTTTTTGCTGATTAGCATTTTTACAGGCTATTTAAAGGCAAATGCAAGTCATATGGCGGGGGCAGATATTTCCTATAGATATCTGGGCAATGATCAATATAAGGTCACTTATACGCTTTATAGTGATTGCTCAGGAAGCCTACCTCCAATAAGCATGAATGCATCGGTCAGATCATATAACTGTTCTGTCAGCAATTCATTTGTACTTCAAAAAGTCATCGGGTCAGAAATAGTAATAAGTGCTAATTGTATTTCTGCTCCGTCAACGTGCAATGGCGGTGTAACAACAGGCTTCAAACAACTTGAATATTCAGGAATCATTGTCCTTCAACAAAAATGTAATGATTTTGTATTCAGTGTTACAGATTGTTGCAGGAATTCAGCGATAACATCCGTAATAAATCCTGAAACATTACCATTGTATGTTGAGGCAACATTAAATAATTTGACGAATGAAAACAGTTCGTCGGTTTTTTCAGGAAAACCGATAATGGTTCTAGCTACACACCAGGAAAATCAATTTTCAGTAAATGCTTTAGATTCAGATGGCGATTCACTCGTATATTCTTTAATCGCTCCAAAGACCAGTGAATTGACAAACGTCAATTACGTTTCAGGGTATGATGCGCAACATTTCATTGCATCAAACACTATATCAACTTTCAATTCTGAGAATGGAATTATTACAATAAATCCGTCACAGCAGGAAACAGCTATTCTGGCAGTTAAAATTTCAGAGTATCGAAATGGGGAACTAATTGGATCAACAATGCGCGACGTTCAATTAATTTCTACAAACAGCAACAACACCCTCCCTTCTATCGGTGAACTTGTTTCGGGACAGTTGAATTCATTTTCATTGTGCGCAGGTGCTGAGTTGCTGATCAATTTGTCATCAGTTGATCCGGATGCAGGTCAGACTACCATGATTGAAGTCAGTTCGAATATTCCTGACCTTATGATTCAGAAGTCAAATGACCGGTTGCAAAAAGTTTCAATAAGCTGGACTGCTCAGCAAGCTAACGGAAATTCAACATTCTGGATTAAAGTACTTGTAACAGATAATGCTTGTCCGCTGAATGGCGCTAAGTCGTATTATCTCCGGATAACCGTAAGTACTTTGGTCCTGTCTCCAATAGTAACAAATTCAGATTGTGCCGGAAAAAACAATGGCGCTATTGCTTTGAACATTTCTCAATCTTCGCAACCTGTAAGTATAAATTGGGTTCATAACAATTCAGATCAACCAATGCTCGATCAGCTTGCTGCGGGAGTATATACGGTAACATTAGACAATGGAAATGGATGTATTGTTGAAAGAAATTTTCAGGTGAACAATTCAGAAAGAATTGATATGACGGCAACGCTGGAAAATGCATCTTGCATAGCGAATGATGGCAAGGCTTATCTCAATCTGGCCGGCGGTGTTTTACCTTATACCATAGCATGGAATGACAACAACAATTTACAGGAACGAGTGGATCTGAAAGCAGGTCTTTATAATGTTAAAATTACTGATCAGATTGGATGTAAAATTTCATCTACACTAAAAATCGGGAAAGAAACGTGCGAAGTTCCGGCTTCCGGATTTAAATTGTTTCCCAATCCGGCTATTGAATATATAACAATACAGAATGATCTTCTTCCAACATCTCCTTATTCAATCACTATCAATGATGCAATGGGAAAGAAAGTTTATTACAAAGCACTGTTTATTGAAGACGCGATGAACGAAGTTTTATCTGTAGCAGAGCTTGCTCCGGGAATATATTTTGTTCTGCTGGAGTCAAATGGTGAATCTCAAATATTACGTTTTGTAAAAAAATAA
- the gldG gene encoding gliding motility-associated ABC transporter substrate-binding protein GldG, which translates to MVKEKNKISRNAKKQSIVRLILLSGILVLVNILAQFAFHRFDMTQENRYSLSESSKDLAKELDDIVYFKVYLDGDLPPGFLKLKNSLKEMLDEFRIYSDDNIEYEFIDPSANPDEKQRVELYKQLTEKGLFPTNLEETDKGQQSQKIIFPGAIVNYKSLEVPMQILKSKFGGNSDEMLNNSIENLEYEISNILRKISRQKSTSIAFLRGQNELPTKQISDAANGLSDFYIVDTVSIDGKLDALKDYKLLIIAKPDTAFDEKDKFILDQFIMKGGRVLWLIDKMAMNMDSLEKRNTTVAIPYELNIDDMLFKYGVRINNDFVMDMQAAPIPVVTGYVGNQPKQEIFPWYYYPLLSADSKNPIVNNLNMVKTEFASSIDTIETESVTKTILLTSSKLSRLQMAPARVSLNILRDKADPMMFNRRNIPIAVLLEGNFNSNYENRLPTAIINSKDINYKAKSDTTKMIVVSDGDVISSFVSKKGNVYPLGYDRFTRQTFGNKSFVLNCIDYLCDNDAVLELRSKEIRLRLLDPAKIESPLFIQWLNVVLPTLLIIVFGLIFAFVRKRKFTN; encoded by the coding sequence ATGGTAAAAGAGAAAAATAAAATAAGCAGAAATGCAAAAAAGCAAAGTATCGTCCGGCTGATTCTTTTATCCGGAATATTAGTTTTGGTGAATATCCTCGCTCAGTTTGCTTTTCACAGATTTGATATGACGCAGGAAAATCGCTATTCACTATCTGAATCCTCAAAAGATCTTGCTAAGGAACTGGATGATATCGTCTATTTCAAAGTTTATCTTGATGGAGATCTTCCGCCGGGGTTTTTAAAATTAAAAAACTCTTTGAAAGAAATGCTGGATGAATTCAGAATCTATTCAGACGACAATATTGAATATGAATTCATAGATCCATCCGCTAATCCGGATGAAAAGCAAAGAGTAGAACTGTATAAGCAATTGACAGAAAAAGGACTTTTTCCGACTAACCTGGAAGAAACCGATAAAGGTCAGCAAAGTCAGAAGATCATTTTCCCGGGTGCAATTGTAAATTACAAAAGCCTGGAAGTTCCGATGCAGATCCTGAAAAGCAAATTCGGGGGCAACTCTGATGAAATGCTTAACAATTCAATTGAGAATCTGGAATATGAGATCAGCAATATTCTAAGGAAAATTTCCCGTCAGAAATCAACTTCAATCGCCTTCCTGAGAGGTCAGAATGAATTACCGACAAAACAGATCTCAGATGCAGCTAATGGGCTCAGTGATTTTTATATTGTTGATACCGTAAGTATCGATGGAAAACTTGACGCACTTAAAGATTATAAATTATTGATCATCGCTAAACCGGATACTGCTTTTGATGAAAAAGATAAATTCATTCTGGATCAGTTTATCATGAAGGGTGGTCGTGTTCTTTGGTTGATCGATAAGATGGCAATGAATATGGACAGTCTGGAAAAAAGAAATACGACAGTTGCCATTCCTTATGAGTTAAACATTGACGACATGCTTTTCAAATACGGAGTTAGAATCAATAACGACTTTGTAATGGATATGCAGGCTGCTCCTATTCCGGTAGTAACAGGGTATGTGGGTAATCAGCCTAAGCAGGAAATTTTCCCGTGGTATTATTATCCTTTACTGTCTGCTGACAGTAAAAATCCCATCGTCAATAATCTGAATATGGTCAAAACAGAATTTGCAAGTTCGATCGATACTATAGAAACAGAATCAGTCACTAAAACAATTCTGCTTACGTCTTCAAAACTAAGTCGGCTACAAATGGCTCCTGCCCGTGTCAGTTTGAATATACTTCGCGACAAAGCAGACCCGATGATGTTCAACAGAAGGAATATTCCGATCGCAGTATTACTTGAAGGAAACTTCAATTCAAATTATGAGAACCGTTTACCGACAGCAATAATAAATTCAAAGGATATCAACTACAAAGCAAAAAGTGATACCACTAAAATGATTGTAGTGAGCGACGGTGATGTTATTTCCAGTTTTGTAAGTAAAAAAGGAAATGTTTATCCATTAGGATATGATCGGTTTACGCGACAGACCTTTGGAAATAAAAGTTTCGTTCTGAATTGCATCGATTATCTTTGTGATAATGATGCTGTACTCGAATTACGCTCAAAAGAAATCAGGTTGCGGTTACTTGATCCGGCTAAAATCGAATCACCATTATTTATTCAATGGTTGAATGTTGTACTGCCGACATTGCTTATTATCGTTTTCGGGTTAATATTTGCATTCGTCCGTAAGCGTAAATTTACCAATTAA
- a CDS encoding RsmB/NOP family class I SAM-dependent RNA methyltransferase yields the protein MDLLSDDIDKNAFALSFLIQPRVYIRIRRNFIKEVVAELEELKIPFEKTSTETVLSFAPMQKLEHMKTYIEGYFEIQDINSQRITDFYSPQKDEKWWDACAASGGKSLALIDKEEAVFLLATDLRENILKNYSMRMKKVGFKGFNTQAIDLTKNSIDPSDRFDGILADVPCSGSGTWSRSPENLHKNPKTKVKEVYQPLQRKIVANCVKNLRLGGTLVYSTCSVFSAENQDNIAYFQEKLPLKLIESALISGYEMKADSLFVARFEKVSDK from the coding sequence ATGGATTTGCTGAGTGATGATATAGACAAAAATGCATTCGCTCTTTCATTTCTAATTCAACCAAGGGTCTATATTCGCATTCGCAGAAATTTTATTAAAGAAGTTGTTGCTGAATTAGAAGAACTAAAAATACCTTTCGAAAAAACATCAACTGAAACTGTTTTATCTTTTGCACCAATGCAAAAGTTAGAACACATGAAGACTTACATAGAAGGGTATTTTGAAATTCAGGATATCAACTCGCAACGGATCACAGATTTTTACTCGCCACAAAAAGATGAGAAGTGGTGGGATGCATGTGCAGCAAGCGGTGGGAAAAGTCTGGCTCTGATCGATAAGGAAGAAGCAGTATTTTTACTCGCCACTGATCTGCGGGAAAATATCCTGAAGAATTATTCCATGCGAATGAAGAAAGTTGGCTTCAAGGGATTTAATACTCAAGCAATTGATCTTACCAAAAATTCTATCGATCCAAGTGACCGGTTTGATGGGATTTTAGCCGATGTTCCATGCTCCGGATCCGGGACTTGGTCAAGAAGTCCGGAAAACCTGCACAAAAATCCTAAAACAAAGGTTAAGGAAGTCTATCAGCCGCTTCAGCGAAAGATCGTTGCAAATTGTGTTAAGAACTTACGACTTGGCGGGACATTGGTTTATAGCACCTGTTCAGTCTTTAGTGCTGAAAACCAAGACAATATTGCATATTTTCAGGAAAAACTTCCATTGAAATTAATTGAAAGTGCACTGATTTCTGGTTATGAAATGAAGGCCGATAGTCTTTTCGTGGCCAGATTCGAGAAAGTTTCAGATAAATGA
- a CDS encoding SAM-dependent chlorinase/fluorinase, with the protein MPILTLTTDWGICDPYVACFKGSLMLRKSVLQVIDITHEVTHFDILTAAYIIKTSFNKFPEGSIHYIGLTGPDNHDLEFPFLIVESEGHYFIGFDSGIFSLVLDEKPKKVYHLNARQHEDRNVVEEVILDAIVKLGSGSKPSQLGKEQENVLTSYFAVPTTDANTIRGSIIYIDSFGNAIMNIRKDFFENEHKNREFVIFMRKSDYTITRLSKSYEDTENGEIVAFFNTNGYLEIALNRGNAAGLLGLKVMDAIRVEFK; encoded by the coding sequence ATGCCAATTCTGACTCTTACCACCGATTGGGGAATTTGTGATCCGTACGTTGCCTGTTTTAAAGGGTCGCTGATGTTGCGAAAATCAGTGCTCCAGGTTATAGATATAACACATGAGGTCACGCATTTTGATATCCTTACAGCAGCATACATCATAAAGACAAGTTTCAATAAGTTTCCGGAAGGAAGTATACACTATATAGGACTTACCGGTCCTGATAACCATGATCTTGAATTTCCATTTTTGATTGTTGAATCAGAAGGTCACTATTTTATTGGATTTGACAGTGGAATTTTCAGTCTCGTGCTGGATGAGAAACCCAAAAAAGTTTACCATTTGAATGCAAGACAGCATGAAGACAGAAATGTTGTTGAAGAAGTAATTTTAGATGCAATTGTAAAGTTAGGTTCCGGATCAAAACCTTCTCAACTTGGGAAAGAACAGGAGAATGTATTGACCAGCTACTTTGCCGTACCCACTACAGATGCCAATACTATCAGAGGATCTATAATTTATATTGATTCTTTCGGCAATGCAATCATGAATATCAGGAAAGACTTTTTCGAAAATGAGCATAAAAACCGTGAATTTGTGATCTTTATGCGTAAATCTGACTATACGATCACCAGATTATCCAAGTCATATGAGGACACGGAGAATGGTGAGATCGTGGCATTTTTTAACACGAACGGTTATCTGGAAATAGCATTGAATCGTGGTAATGCTGCCGGGCTTCTTGGACTAAAAGTTATGGATGCTATAAGGGTAGAATTCAAATGA
- a CDS encoding antibiotic biosynthesis monooxygenase, which produces MITRIVKMTFMSEHTAEFEKVFAEVSPNISKFKGCTGLQLFKDLKDPGVYFTFSTWEHEEDLETYRQSSLFRDTWQKTKPLFAARAEAWSVQNMLK; this is translated from the coding sequence ATGATAACAAGAATTGTCAAGATGACTTTTATGTCAGAACACACAGCTGAATTTGAAAAAGTCTTTGCAGAAGTTAGTCCAAACATTAGTAAATTCAAGGGTTGTACAGGATTACAGCTTTTTAAAGATTTAAAAGATCCTGGAGTTTACTTTACGTTTTCAACATGGGAACATGAAGAAGACCTCGAAACCTACCGTCAATCCTCGCTTTTCAGAGATACATGGCAGAAAACCAAACCGTTATTTGCGGCCAGAGCTGAAGCCTGGAGTGTGCAGAATATGTTGAAATAA
- a CDS encoding T9SS type A sorting domain-containing protein, with translation MKKTIYPKTITGNLWKNLCVLFALVCFMGLNSSKASHMAGADLTYEYIGNNQYLVTYTLYRDCFGIDAPLTESLQVGSTTCGAGVSQSLTLNQVPGTGQEISLNCPGNPSTCAGGTAPGIQAYEYTTIVTLPAQCPDWNFSVSNCCRNAAITTLDFGSGDGQYLEAYLNNTLTNNNSPTFANYPVAFQCIGQNNFYNHGVIDADGDSLVYFFIPPRTGANQSVTYAAGYSIANPITSSPATTINQNNGDIFMHPTQSEVGVVAVLIQEYRNGVLIGSVMRDIQIYTVACSNTLPSATGINGGGNFATSACTGGQLCFDIITNETDPGQTLTLSWNAGIPGATFTTSGSPNPVGRFCWAPTPADARPQPYTFTVTVRDDACPSNGLQTYSFSVVVSNMGLNVTSTPSVACFGNHNGSATVTASGNPPLTYLWTSNQLPNELTSQTISHLVAGTYTVNVTDGSGCVGAQTVVISQPAPLVVTTTPTNAGCGSALGSAIASVNGGTGTYDYVWNTVPPQNTAEAIDLASGPYTVTVTDDNNCHTNANVVIANTAPVSFSISSTPATCLANDGSATVATQGGSGNFTYVWTPNVSNGPSATGLIAGIYECVATDVTSGCSQILTTNVANAAGISASAISLMDATCPLSEDGSAIVTISGGQSPYTIEWPSGEATDVATQLNAGTNVVMVEDYLGCRAYATVEIASMSVGANVNLGNDTTLCIGEQLILDAGAGVGTSYLWSDNSTNQTLTVTAAGNYSVLVTNASGCEAFDVITVSYITCNPFQGSGTRSAASLVSVYPNPAKNELNVNVSKIRDTKVSITVMDILGNTVFFSTEVSGYGYTKSIDINTLTAGVYTVKVAYDNEVNTSRIVKQ, from the coding sequence ATGAAGAAAACTATTTACCCTAAAACCATTACCGGAAACTTGTGGAAGAACCTTTGCGTTCTTTTTGCTTTAGTATGTTTCATGGGCTTGAATTCCTCTAAAGCCAGTCACATGGCCGGAGCAGATTTGACCTATGAATATATCGGTAACAACCAGTATCTGGTAACTTACACTCTTTACCGTGATTGCTTCGGTATTGATGCACCATTAACTGAATCACTACAAGTTGGTTCAACCACTTGTGGCGCCGGAGTATCGCAATCCTTAACATTGAATCAGGTTCCGGGAACAGGACAAGAAATTTCATTGAACTGTCCGGGTAATCCTTCAACATGTGCAGGTGGAACAGCTCCCGGTATCCAGGCTTATGAATACACTACAATAGTTACTCTTCCGGCACAATGCCCGGATTGGAACTTTAGTGTTTCAAACTGTTGTCGTAATGCTGCCATCACTACTCTGGATTTCGGTTCAGGTGACGGACAGTATCTTGAAGCTTATTTGAACAATACACTTACAAACAATAATTCGCCAACTTTCGCGAACTATCCCGTAGCTTTCCAGTGTATTGGTCAGAATAACTTTTACAATCATGGTGTAATTGATGCTGATGGTGATTCATTAGTATATTTCTTCATTCCACCAAGGACTGGTGCTAACCAATCAGTAACATATGCTGCAGGTTATTCAATTGCAAATCCTATAACATCTTCTCCTGCTACAACAATCAATCAGAACAACGGTGATATCTTCATGCACCCAACGCAATCTGAAGTAGGTGTTGTTGCAGTATTGATTCAGGAATATCGTAATGGTGTTCTTATCGGATCAGTAATGAGAGATATTCAGATCTACACAGTAGCTTGTTCAAACACACTTCCATCTGCGACTGGTATCAATGGTGGTGGTAACTTTGCAACTTCTGCTTGTACAGGTGGTCAGCTTTGTTTCGACATCATCACAAATGAAACAGATCCAGGACAAACATTAACTCTATCATGGAATGCAGGTATCCCGGGTGCTACTTTCACAACTAGTGGTTCTCCGAATCCGGTAGGTCGTTTCTGCTGGGCTCCAACACCGGCTGATGCTCGTCCACAACCTTATACTTTCACAGTAACAGTTCGTGACGATGCTTGTCCTTCTAATGGACTTCAGACTTACAGTTTCTCAGTAGTAGTTTCTAACATGGGATTGAATGTTACATCGACACCGAGTGTTGCTTGTTTCGGAAATCATAATGGTTCTGCAACAGTAACTGCTTCAGGAAATCCACCTTTGACTTATCTATGGACTTCTAATCAATTACCAAATGAATTAACATCACAAACTATATCTCACTTAGTTGCCGGAACATATACTGTTAACGTAACAGATGGTTCAGGTTGTGTAGGTGCACAAACAGTTGTAATTTCTCAACCGGCACCGCTTGTTGTAACGACAACTCCTACTAACGCAGGTTGTGGTAGTGCACTTGGTAGTGCAATTGCATCAGTGAATGGTGGTACAGGTACGTACGATTATGTATGGAATACTGTTCCTCCTCAAAATACTGCAGAAGCAATTGATCTTGCTTCAGGTCCTTATACAGTTACTGTAACTGACGATAATAACTGTCATACAAATGCAAACGTTGTGATCGCAAATACAGCTCCTGTTTCTTTCTCAATCAGTTCTACACCTGCTACCTGTCTTGCAAATGATGGATCAGCAACTGTAGCTACACAAGGCGGCAGTGGTAACTTTACATATGTATGGACTCCAAACGTATCTAATGGCCCTTCAGCAACCGGTCTTATAGCTGGTATCTATGAATGTGTTGCTACTGATGTAACAAGCGGTTGTTCTCAAATATTGACAACGAACGTTGCAAATGCAGCAGGAATCAGCGCATCAGCAATTTCATTGATGGATGCAACTTGTCCACTAAGTGAAGATGGATCAGCAATAGTAACTATCAGCGGTGGTCAGTCACCATACACAATCGAATGGCCTAGCGGAGAAGCAACAGATGTTGCAACTCAATTGAACGCAGGAACAAACGTTGTAATGGTTGAAGATTATCTTGGATGTCGTGCTTATGCAACAGTTGAGATCGCTTCAATGAGTGTAGGTGCAAATGTTAACTTAGGAAATGACACAACACTTTGTATCGGTGAACAATTAATACTTGACGCGGGTGCAGGAGTAGGAACTTCATACCTATGGAGTGACAACAGCACAAACCAAACGCTTACAGTTACAGCAGCAGGTAATTATTCTGTACTTGTAACTAATGCATCAGGTTGTGAAGCTTTCGATGTGATTACTGTAAGTTACATCACTTGTAATCCATTCCAGGGCAGCGGAACTCGTTCTGCAGCAAGTCTGGTTTCAGTTTATCCAAATCCTGCTAAGAATGAACTTAACGTAAACGTTTCTAAAATCCGTGATACAAAAGTTTCAATCACAGTAATGGATATCCTTGGTAACACAGTATTCTTCTCTACAGAAGTTTCCGGTTACGGTTATACAAAATCAATCGATATCAATACTCTTACTGCAGGAGTTTATACAGTAAAAGTTGCTTACGATAACGAGGTTAACACTTCAAGAATTGTAAAACAATAA
- a CDS encoding PhoH family protein: protein MSEVVIPIDTFNPVEFFGVNDSNLEVIRKNFPELKLVARGNEIKVIGDEKNIHVFSEKINRLIQHYQKFGSLTPDNVEHFLADTSVKSDSPTAGNNGDVLVFGQNGIMVRARTVNQKKMVESSEKNDIVFAIGPAGTGKTYTAVALAVRALKNREIKRIILTRPAVEAGENLGFLPGDLKEKIDPYLRPLYDALYDMIQGEKVKSYIESGVIEVAPLAFMRGRTLDNAFVILDEAQNATESQLKMFLTRMGPSAKFIVTGDVTQIDLPRNQPSGLVQAIKILSNVKGIDFIYLDAQDVVRHRLVKDIIEAYNK from the coding sequence TTGAGCGAAGTAGTAATCCCTATCGACACCTTTAATCCGGTTGAATTTTTTGGTGTTAACGACAGTAACCTTGAAGTGATCAGAAAGAATTTTCCGGAGCTGAAATTAGTAGCCAGAGGAAATGAAATAAAAGTAATCGGCGATGAAAAAAACATTCACGTCTTCAGTGAAAAGATAAATCGCCTTATTCAGCATTATCAGAAATTCGGAAGTCTGACTCCTGATAATGTAGAACATTTTTTAGCAGATACTTCTGTTAAATCCGATTCACCAACAGCAGGAAACAATGGCGATGTGCTCGTCTTCGGACAGAATGGAATTATGGTCCGTGCCCGCACTGTCAACCAGAAAAAAATGGTTGAAAGCTCGGAGAAGAACGATATCGTTTTTGCTATCGGACCCGCAGGAACAGGTAAAACATATACTGCTGTCGCTCTTGCTGTTCGTGCGCTAAAAAACAGAGAGATCAAACGGATCATTCTTACCAGACCGGCAGTAGAAGCAGGGGAGAACCTCGGATTTTTACCGGGTGACCTTAAAGAAAAAATTGATCCGTATCTTCGTCCTTTGTATGATGCCTTGTACGATATGATCCAGGGTGAAAAAGTAAAAAGTTATATAGAAAGCGGAGTAATTGAAGTTGCACCCCTTGCATTCATGCGTGGTCGTACTTTAGACAATGCATTTGTAATTCTCGATGAAGCACAGAATGCAACTGAAAGTCAGTTGAAAATGTTTCTTACCAGAATGGGTCCATCGGCAAAATTTATTGTTACCGGTGATGTAACACAAATTGATTTACCTAGGAACCAACCTTCCGGTTTAGTTCAGGCAATAAAAATCCTGAGTAATGTAAAAGGAATAGATTTCATTTATCTGGATGCACAGGATGTCGTTCGTCACAGATTGGTTAAAGATATTATTGAAGCATACAACAAGTGA
- a CDS encoding phosphoribosylaminoimidazolesuccinocarboxamide synthase: MDAALAGTNFNFPGQQSFYKGKVRDVYSFEKVLVMVVTDRISAFDVVLPRAIPFKGQVLNQIALKMLQATSDIVPNWVITSPDPNVTIGKKCDPFKVEMVIRGYLSGHAWREYKAGRREVCGVKLPEGLKENDKFPEPIITPTTKASHGHDEDISREEILSRGIVSESDYIKMEEYTRAIYKRGTEIAKKTGLILVDTKYEFGKSGDQIFLIDEIHTPDSSRYFYAFGYEDRQKNGQEQRQLSKEFVRQWLIENNFQGKDGQTVPEMSDAWVDQISKRYIELYEKLTGEQFVPANISNINARVEANVLRALEGIQNS; this comes from the coding sequence ATGGATGCGGCGCTGGCGGGGACAAATTTTAATTTCCCCGGACAACAATCTTTTTACAAAGGAAAAGTAAGAGATGTTTATTCTTTTGAAAAAGTTTTAGTCATGGTTGTAACAGACCGGATCTCTGCATTCGATGTGGTTTTGCCAAGAGCTATTCCTTTCAAAGGACAAGTGCTGAATCAGATCGCTTTGAAAATGTTACAGGCAACTTCAGACATTGTACCGAACTGGGTGATCACTTCACCGGATCCGAACGTTACGATCGGAAAAAAATGTGATCCCTTTAAAGTTGAAATGGTCATCCGCGGATATTTGTCAGGACATGCGTGGCGAGAATATAAAGCGGGTCGAAGAGAAGTTTGCGGAGTAAAATTGCCTGAGGGTCTCAAAGAGAATGATAAATTTCCGGAGCCAATAATTACTCCCACAACAAAAGCATCTCACGGTCACGACGAAGATATTTCACGCGAAGAAATCTTAAGCCGGGGAATAGTTTCTGAAAGCGACTACATCAAGATGGAGGAGTACACCAGAGCAATTTACAAACGCGGCACAGAGATCGCAAAGAAAACAGGATTGATCTTAGTCGATACAAAATATGAATTCGGAAAATCAGGAGATCAGATTTTTTTGATCGATGAAATTCATACTCCCGATTCATCCAGATATTTTTATGCCTTCGGATACGAAGACCGTCAGAAAAACGGCCAGGAACAACGCCAGCTTTCAAAAGAATTCGTCAGACAATGGTTGATCGAAAATAATTTCCAGGGCAAAGACGGCCAAACAGTTCCCGAAATGTCCGACGCCTGGGTCGATCAAATTTCCAAACGCTACATCGAACTTTACGAAAAACTCACCGGCGAACAGTTTGTTCCTGCAAACATTTCTAATATCAATGCGAGAGTAGAAGCGAATGTGCTTCGTGCATTGGAAGGAATTCAGAATTCATAG